The following are from one region of the Thermococcus cleftensis genome:
- the tdh gene encoding L-threonine 3-dehydrogenase, with protein sequence MTEKMPAIMKTKPAYGAELVEVDVPKPGPGEVLIKVLATSICGTDLHIYEWNEWAQSRIKPPQIMGHEVAGEVVEVGPGVDTLEEGDYISVETHIVCGKCYACKHNRYHVCQNTKIFGVDMDGVFAEYAIVPAQNAWKNPKDMPPEYAALQEPLGNAVDTVLAGPIAGRSTLITGAGPLGLLGITVAKASGAYPVIVSEPSEFRRKLAKKVGADYVINPFEEDPVKAVMDITDGAGVEVFLEFSGAPKALEQGLKATTPGGRVSLLGLFPRDVSLDFNNLMIFKALEIHGITGRHLWETWYTVSSLIQSGKLNLDPIITHKYKGFDKFEEAFELMRAGKTGKVVFFPHKG encoded by the coding sequence ATGACCGAGAAGATGCCGGCCATCATGAAAACCAAGCCCGCTTACGGCGCCGAGCTCGTTGAGGTCGATGTACCCAAGCCCGGGCCGGGTGAGGTTCTCATCAAGGTTCTCGCGACGAGCATATGCGGAACCGATTTGCACATCTACGAATGGAACGAGTGGGCGCAGAGCAGGATCAAGCCGCCCCAGATTATGGGTCACGAGGTCGCGGGAGAGGTGGTCGAGGTCGGCCCCGGCGTCGATACACTGGAGGAGGGTGACTACATAAGCGTCGAGACCCACATCGTCTGCGGCAAGTGCTACGCCTGCAAGCACAACCGCTACCACGTCTGCCAGAACACCAAGATCTTCGGCGTAGATATGGACGGTGTCTTCGCAGAGTACGCCATAGTTCCCGCCCAGAACGCCTGGAAGAACCCGAAGGACATGCCGCCGGAGTACGCGGCCCTCCAGGAGCCCCTCGGCAATGCAGTCGATACCGTCTTAGCTGGCCCGATAGCCGGAAGGAGCACGCTCATAACCGGAGCCGGCCCGCTCGGACTCCTTGGAATCACCGTCGCCAAGGCCTCTGGCGCTTATCCGGTCATAGTCTCCGAGCCGAGCGAGTTCAGGAGGAAGCTCGCGAAGAAGGTTGGAGCGGACTACGTCATCAACCCCTTCGAGGAGGACCCGGTCAAGGCGGTCATGGACATAACCGACGGCGCCGGTGTTGAGGTTTTCCTCGAGTTCAGCGGGGCACCGAAGGCCCTCGAGCAGGGCCTCAAAGCCACAACCCCAGGAGGGAGGGTCTCACTGCTCGGCCTCTTCCCGCGCGACGTCTCCCTCGACTTCAACAACCTCATGATCTTCAAGGCCCTTGAAATACACGGCATAACCGGAAGGCACCTCTGGGAGACCTGGTACACCGTTTCGAGCCTGATTCAGAGCGGAAAGCTCAACCTCGACCCGATAATCACCCACAAGTACAAGGGCTTCGACAAGTTCGAGGAAGCCTTCGAGCTGATGCGTGCCGGAAAGACCGGCAAGGTCGTCTTCTTCCCGCACAAGGGCTGA
- a CDS encoding MinD/ParA family ATP-binding protein, producing MALVVVTGRGGAGKTTTTANLSTFLAMREYRVLAVDGDLYLPNLGFHFALDTVKYTLHSLLKNPDLDPEWAIYRHPQTGVHVMPGSTQLQDVLGISPRKLVDILERVKYKFGVVFVDSPTGIPFDTLPTFEVANYQIIVVEIERSPIYSFETMVKNEIEKLKALGERYNLNIGVILNKVRESSDVVDKIIEAVEEDLDVPVLGWIPFDYNVPESINVGIPVVKYAPRSDAAIAFQETGEVIEEWLFG from the coding sequence ATGGCGCTCGTGGTCGTAACGGGCAGGGGAGGCGCGGGGAAGACCACTACCACCGCGAACCTGAGCACCTTTCTTGCCATGCGGGAATACCGTGTTCTGGCCGTTGATGGTGATCTGTACCTCCCCAACCTCGGCTTTCACTTTGCCCTTGACACCGTCAAGTACACGCTTCACTCCCTCCTCAAAAACCCCGACCTGGACCCCGAGTGGGCGATTTACAGGCACCCGCAGACTGGCGTTCACGTGATGCCCGGGAGCACTCAGCTTCAGGACGTCCTCGGCATCTCCCCCCGAAAGCTCGTGGACATACTGGAGAGGGTTAAGTACAAGTTCGGGGTCGTTTTCGTGGATTCGCCCACGGGGATACCTTTTGACACCTTGCCGACGTTTGAAGTGGCGAACTATCAGATAATAGTCGTCGAGATTGAGCGCTCACCGATTTACTCCTTCGAGACTATGGTTAAGAACGAGATTGAAAAGCTCAAGGCACTGGGAGAAAGGTACAATCTCAACATCGGGGTGATTCTCAACAAGGTCCGCGAGTCCTCGGACGTGGTGGACAAAATCATCGAGGCTGTTGAGGAGGACCTTGATGTTCCCGTCCTTGGCTGGATCCCCTTCGACTACAACGTTCCCGAGTCCATCAACGTTGGAATTCCCGTCGTCAAGTACGCCCCCCGCAGCGATGCCGCCATAGCCTTTCAGGAGACGGGGGAGGTTATCGAGGAGTGGCTGTTCGGCTGA
- the hmgA gene encoding hydroxymethylglutaryl-CoA reductase (NADPH), producing the protein MDAEKLVEKVASGEIKLHQVEKYTDKRTATEVRRKALEKKLGIKLEHIGHYSIDPEQVIGRNIENMIGVVQIPMGVAGPLKINGEYAKGEFYIPLATTEGALVASVNRGCSALTEAGGVKTTIIDDKMTRAPLLKCPDARRAREVAEWVKANIDYLQEKAVSKVTRHGKLRDVKPFIVGNNLYLRFEFETGDAMGMNMVTISSEEIMKVIEEEFPDVKYLALSGNMCVDKKPNAMNFINGRGKTVIAEAIIPREIVEKKLKTTPELIAEVNYRKNLVGSAQAGSYGFNAHFANIVGAIFLATGQDEAQITEGSHGITLAEVTPEGNLYISITMPSLEIGTVGGGTRVPTQREALSIMGVAGGGEPAGTNAKKFAEIVAGAVLAGELSLLAAIAAKHLAKAHKELGR; encoded by the coding sequence ATGGACGCGGAAAAGCTCGTTGAAAAAGTTGCAAGTGGGGAGATAAAGCTCCACCAGGTTGAGAAGTACACCGACAAGAGAACCGCAACGGAGGTAAGGAGGAAGGCCCTAGAGAAGAAGCTCGGCATTAAGCTGGAGCACATTGGACACTACAGCATAGACCCCGAGCAGGTTATAGGAAGGAACATCGAGAACATGATAGGCGTCGTCCAGATACCGATGGGGGTTGCCGGGCCGCTCAAAATCAACGGGGAGTACGCGAAGGGCGAGTTCTACATACCCCTTGCCACCACGGAGGGAGCCCTCGTCGCAAGCGTTAACCGCGGCTGCTCCGCCTTGACAGAGGCGGGTGGGGTGAAGACAACCATAATCGACGACAAGATGACCCGTGCACCGCTCCTCAAGTGCCCGGACGCGAGAAGGGCCAGGGAAGTTGCAGAGTGGGTTAAGGCCAACATCGACTACCTCCAGGAGAAGGCCGTCAGCAAGGTAACGAGGCACGGAAAGCTTAGGGACGTTAAACCCTTCATAGTCGGCAACAACCTCTACCTCCGCTTCGAGTTTGAAACAGGCGATGCGATGGGAATGAACATGGTGACCATCTCCAGCGAGGAGATAATGAAGGTCATCGAGGAGGAGTTCCCCGATGTCAAATACCTCGCCCTCTCCGGCAACATGTGTGTGGACAAGAAGCCCAACGCAATGAACTTCATCAACGGGCGCGGAAAGACGGTGATAGCCGAGGCGATAATCCCGCGTGAGATAGTCGAGAAGAAACTCAAGACCACCCCGGAGCTCATTGCCGAGGTGAACTACCGCAAGAACCTCGTCGGCTCCGCCCAGGCAGGCTCCTACGGCTTCAACGCCCACTTCGCCAACATCGTCGGCGCCATATTCCTCGCCACAGGCCAGGACGAGGCGCAGATTACAGAGGGCTCGCACGGTATAACCCTTGCTGAGGTGACTCCCGAGGGGAACCTTTACATAAGCATCACCATGCCGAGCCTTGAGATTGGAACGGTTGGCGGGGGAACGCGCGTCCCGACCCAGAGGGAGGCGCTAAGCATAATGGGCGTCGCCGGTGGTGGCGAACCGGCAGGAACGAACGCCAAAAAGTTCGCCGAGATCGTTGCGGGAGCCGTCCTGGCCGGGGAACTCTCGCTCCTTGCGGCTATAGCTGCCAAGCACCTCGCCAAGGCCCACAAGGAGCTGGGGCGCTAG
- a CDS encoding 30S ribosomal protein S8e translates to MAIWQGRSLKKPSGGRIILARKKRKRELGREPAFTKVGEDREKKKIIRTYGGNRKVRLIEALYANVFDGGKGKKVKILNVVENPANRQYVRRNIITKGAIIETEAGKAIVTSRPGQDGVVNAVLIKEESA, encoded by the coding sequence ATGGCTATCTGGCAGGGAAGGTCACTCAAGAAGCCTTCAGGTGGAAGGATTATCCTCGCTAGGAAGAAGAGGAAGAGGGAGCTCGGAAGGGAGCCGGCCTTTACCAAGGTCGGCGAGGACAGGGAAAAGAAGAAGATAATCAGGACCTACGGCGGAAACAGGAAGGTTCGCCTCATCGAGGCCCTCTACGCCAACGTCTTCGACGGTGGTAAGGGCAAGAAGGTCAAGATACTCAACGTCGTCGAGAACCCGGCCAACAGGCAGTACGTCAGGAGGAATATCATCACCAAGGGTGCCATCATCGAGACCGAGGCAGGAAAGGCCATCGTCACCAGCAGGCCCGGCCAGGACGGAGTTGTAAACGCCGTCCTTATCAAGGAGGAGAGTGCCTGA